One genomic window of Geodermatophilus sp. DSM 44513 includes the following:
- the rsfS gene encoding ribosome silencing factor, translated as MTASTEARETALLAAQAAADKLATDVAILDVSERLAITDAFVLASAPNERQVQAIVDEVEDRLRGHGVKPVRREGVAEARWVLLDFVDVVVHVQHAEERAYYALERLWKDCPTIPFVDRAAPATAPAGTATLSADDVDPASADPTPLSPQPADGDGSGATGR; from the coding sequence ATGACCGCCTCGACCGAGGCGCGGGAGACCGCACTGCTGGCCGCCCAGGCCGCAGCGGACAAGCTGGCCACCGACGTCGCCATCCTCGACGTCAGCGAGCGCCTCGCCATCACCGACGCCTTCGTGCTGGCCTCGGCGCCCAACGAGCGTCAGGTGCAGGCGATCGTCGACGAGGTGGAGGACCGCCTGCGCGGACACGGCGTCAAGCCGGTGCGCCGGGAGGGCGTCGCCGAGGCGCGGTGGGTGCTGCTGGACTTCGTCGACGTCGTCGTGCACGTCCAGCACGCCGAGGAGCGCGCCTACTACGCGCTGGAACGGCTGTGGAAGGACTGCCCGACGATCCCGTTCGTCGACCGCGCCGCCCCCGCCACCGCGCCCGCCGGGACCGCCACGCTGTCGGCCGACGACGTCGACCCGGCCAGCGCCGACCCCACGCCGCTGTCCCCCCAGCCCGCCGACGGGGACGGGTCGGGGGCGACGGGCCGGTGA
- a CDS encoding GTP-binding protein: MTADAKVPVTVLTGFLGAGKTTLLNRILTERHGMRIAVIENEFGEVGIDDALVIDAEEEVFEMNNGCICCTVRGDLIRILGTLMRRRDRFDHVLIETTGLADPAPVAQTFFMDDEIGEQLRLDGIVTLVDAAHLLRHLDEEKPEGVENEAVEQIAFADRIVLNKTDLVDAAQLAEVHRRVREVNALADVHEAVQADVDLRAVLDIGGFDLTRALDLDPAFLTDGEHQHDTTVTSVGIELPGELELERLNEWLGELLSTKGADIFRSKGVLAVAGMPERYVFQGVHMLFDGTHGPEWGDAERVSRAVFIGRHLDRAALEAGLRSCLRTPVAAR, from the coding sequence GTGACGGCCGACGCGAAGGTGCCGGTCACCGTGCTGACCGGGTTCCTCGGCGCGGGCAAGACCACGCTGCTCAACCGCATCCTCACCGAGCGCCACGGGATGCGGATCGCCGTCATCGAGAACGAGTTCGGCGAGGTCGGCATCGACGACGCGCTGGTCATCGACGCCGAGGAGGAGGTGTTCGAGATGAACAACGGCTGCATCTGCTGCACCGTCCGCGGCGACCTGATCCGCATCCTCGGCACCCTGATGCGCCGCCGCGACCGCTTCGACCACGTCCTGATCGAGACCACCGGCCTGGCCGACCCCGCGCCGGTCGCGCAGACCTTCTTCATGGACGACGAGATCGGTGAGCAGTTGCGCCTGGACGGCATCGTCACCCTCGTCGACGCCGCCCACCTGCTGCGGCACCTGGACGAGGAGAAGCCCGAGGGGGTCGAGAACGAGGCCGTCGAGCAGATCGCCTTCGCCGACCGCATCGTGCTCAACAAGACCGACCTGGTCGACGCCGCACAGCTGGCCGAGGTGCACCGCCGGGTGCGCGAGGTCAACGCGCTCGCCGACGTGCACGAGGCCGTGCAGGCCGACGTCGACCTCCGCGCCGTGCTGGACATCGGCGGCTTCGACCTGACCCGCGCGCTGGACCTGGACCCGGCGTTCCTCACCGACGGAGAGCACCAGCACGACACCACGGTGACCAGCGTGGGCATCGAGCTGCCCGGCGAGCTGGAGCTCGAGCGGCTCAACGAGTGGCTGGGGGAGCTGCTGTCGACCAAGGGCGCGGACATCTTCCGCAGCAAGGGCGTCCTGGCCGTCGCCGGCATGCCCGAGCGCTACGTGTTCCAGGGCGTGCACATGCTCTTCGACGGCACCCACGGGCCGGAGTGGGGCGACGCCGAGCGGGTCAGCCGCGCGGTGTTCATCGGCCGGCACCTCGACCGTGCCGCGCTCGAGGCGGGTCTGCGCTCCTGCCTGCGCACCCCGGTGGCCGCGCGGTGA
- the nadD gene encoding nicotinate-nucleotide adenylyltransferase, whose product MAGRRVGVMGGTFDPVHHGHLVAASEVASLFGLDEVVFVPTGQPWQKSDRDVAPAEDRYLMTVIATASNPRFSVSRVDVDRGGPTYTIDTLADLKRQRPDDELFFITGADALSQILSWRDSAACFALAHFVGVTRPGFDLGAAHLPEGTVSLVEVPALAISSSDCRARVGRGMPVWYLVPDGVVQYIEKRGLYRTPAAGRPAPGEGAPGEGAPDRGAPPSGERPTHSRPGATAADAAPRPPEPPTTDLQEVPR is encoded by the coding sequence GTGGCGGGTCGGCGGGTCGGGGTGATGGGCGGGACGTTCGACCCCGTCCACCACGGGCACCTCGTCGCCGCCAGCGAGGTGGCCAGCCTGTTCGGGCTGGACGAGGTGGTGTTCGTGCCAACCGGCCAGCCCTGGCAGAAGAGCGACCGCGACGTCGCCCCGGCCGAGGACCGCTACCTCATGACCGTGATCGCCACCGCCTCCAACCCGCGGTTCTCCGTGAGCCGGGTCGACGTCGACCGCGGCGGGCCCACGTACACCATCGACACGCTCGCCGACCTCAAGCGGCAGCGCCCGGACGACGAGCTGTTCTTCATCACCGGCGCCGACGCGCTGTCCCAGATCCTCAGCTGGCGGGACAGCGCCGCCTGCTTCGCCCTCGCGCACTTCGTCGGCGTCACCCGCCCCGGTTTCGACCTCGGCGCCGCGCACCTCCCGGAGGGCACCGTCAGCCTGGTCGAGGTGCCGGCGCTGGCGATCAGCTCCAGCGACTGCCGCGCCCGGGTCGGCCGCGGGATGCCGGTCTGGTACCTGGTCCCCGACGGCGTCGTGCAGTACATCGAGAAGCGCGGGCTGTACCGCACCCCCGCCGCCGGGCGGCCCGCGCCCGGCGAGGGTGCGCCCGGCGAGGGTGCCCCCGACCGCGGGGCCCCGCCCTCCGGAGAGCGCCCGACCCACTCCCGCCCCGGGGCCACGGCCGCCGACGCCGCGCCCCGGCCTCCCGAACCACCGACCACCGATCTCCAGGAGGTACCTCGATGA
- a CDS encoding FAD-dependent oxidoreductase, whose translation MTDPEVVVVGAGPHGLTAAAALLGADPGLRGRLLVADPAPWLAGWDARFARLELPVLRSACVHHPAPAPYALLDWARARGRTAELTGPVGSPGTGLFADFCRWLVTRSGLAGARVPAAVTRLRPRDDGRVEVTVGRRRVRAGAVVLAAGGARPHVPVPRARHSDRVRLSAVRPGQRVVVVGGGLTAGHLALRAADRGARVLLVVRAPLRARLMDVDAGWLGRELPGYAALPPAERAAAARRARPGTVPAAVRDALLGSGSVQVRQGTVARTAPGCVQLADGATVATDHLWLGTGSRFDVRAHPVTAGLATDVPVEVVDGLPVLGPDLSWGGTRVFLTGGLAALELGPAARGLAGARMAAERYTEAVTGVAPARRQYPAPTRSAGAAAPAARVGSPVCPTSPACR comes from the coding sequence GTGACCGACCCCGAGGTGGTCGTCGTCGGCGCCGGCCCGCACGGGCTCACCGCGGCCGCGGCCCTGCTCGGCGCCGACCCCGGGCTGCGCGGCCGGCTGCTGGTCGCCGACCCGGCGCCGTGGCTGGCGGGCTGGGACGCCCGCTTCGCCCGCCTGGAGCTGCCGGTGCTGCGCTCGGCCTGCGTGCACCACCCCGCCCCGGCGCCGTACGCGCTGCTGGACTGGGCCCGCGCCCGCGGCCGCACGGCGGAGCTCACCGGGCCGGTCGGCTCACCCGGCACCGGGCTGTTCGCCGACTTCTGCCGGTGGCTGGTCACCCGGTCCGGCCTGGCCGGCGCCCGCGTCCCGGCTGCGGTCACCCGGCTGCGGCCGCGCGACGACGGCCGGGTGGAGGTGACCGTTGGCCGCCGCCGGGTGCGCGCCGGCGCCGTCGTCCTCGCCGCCGGGGGTGCCCGCCCGCACGTGCCCGTCCCGCGTGCCCGGCACAGCGACCGGGTCCGGCTGTCGGCGGTCCGGCCCGGGCAGCGGGTCGTCGTGGTCGGCGGCGGGCTCACCGCCGGGCACCTCGCCCTGCGCGCGGCCGACCGCGGCGCGCGGGTGCTGCTGGTCGTCCGCGCCCCGCTGCGCGCCCGGCTGATGGACGTCGACGCCGGCTGGCTGGGCCGCGAGCTGCCGGGCTACGCCGCCCTGCCGCCCGCCGAGCGCGCGGCGGCCGCCCGGCGGGCCCGCCCGGGCACCGTCCCGGCCGCCGTCCGGGACGCGCTGCTCGGGTCGGGGTCGGTGCAGGTGCGCCAGGGGACGGTGGCCCGGACGGCGCCCGGCTGCGTGCAGCTGGCCGACGGCGCGACGGTGGCCACCGACCACCTCTGGCTGGGCACCGGCTCGCGGTTCGACGTCCGCGCGCACCCGGTGACCGCCGGACTGGCCACCGACGTCCCGGTCGAGGTCGTCGACGGGCTGCCGGTGCTCGGCCCGGACCTGTCCTGGGGCGGCACCCGGGTGTTCCTCACCGGCGGCCTGGCCGCGCTCGAACTGGGTCCGGCGGCCCGCGGGCTGGCCGGGGCGCGGATGGCCGCCGAGCGGTACACCGAGGCGGTGACGGGGGTCGCCCCCGCCAGGCGGCAGTACCCCGCGCCCACCCGCTCGGCCGGGGCTGCCGCGCCGGCCGCCCGCGTAGGCTCGCCGGTGTGTCCGACGTCTCCGGCCTGCCGCTGA
- a CDS encoding metal ABC transporter substrate-binding protein produces MTRWRVLAAGSAATLLLAACGQGGTDGDGGTDTAAAGGDGLTVLAGFYPLEWAAARVAGDQATVSSLTPPGAEAHDAELTPQDVAAVGEADLVVYLEGFQPAVEEAVTSEAGDAAWEAGQAARLTLTAADDGHGHGAEEEAHAEEEAHAEEEAHAEEGGEAEEGGEAVDPHFWLDPTRLADVGDALAERMAELAPDAADTFRANAEALRADLEELDTAMQETLAGCAVDTLVTSHDAFGYLGDRYGLEVVGIAGLEPSEEPSAADLAEITEVVQERGVTTVYTETLVDPAVAETVANEAGVQTAVLDPVEGLTDESAGSDYLEVMQANLETLRQGQNCA; encoded by the coding sequence ATGACACGTTGGCGGGTGCTGGCCGCCGGGTCCGCCGCCACGCTGCTGCTCGCCGCCTGCGGTCAGGGCGGCACCGACGGCGACGGCGGCACCGACACCGCGGCTGCCGGCGGCGACGGCCTGACCGTGCTCGCCGGCTTCTACCCCCTGGAGTGGGCGGCCGCCCGGGTCGCCGGCGACCAGGCCACGGTCTCCTCCCTGACCCCGCCCGGGGCCGAGGCCCACGACGCGGAGCTGACCCCGCAGGACGTCGCGGCGGTCGGCGAGGCCGACCTGGTGGTCTACCTGGAGGGCTTCCAGCCGGCCGTCGAGGAGGCCGTGACGTCCGAGGCGGGCGACGCGGCCTGGGAGGCCGGGCAGGCCGCGCGGCTGACGCTGACCGCCGCCGACGACGGCCACGGGCACGGCGCGGAGGAGGAGGCCCACGCCGAGGAGGAGGCGCACGCCGAGGAGGAGGCGCACGCCGAGGAGGGTGGCGAGGCCGAGGAGGGTGGCGAGGCCGTCGACCCGCACTTCTGGCTCGACCCGACCCGGCTGGCCGACGTCGGCGACGCGCTCGCCGAGCGGATGGCCGAGCTCGCCCCGGATGCCGCGGACACCTTCCGGGCCAACGCCGAGGCCCTGCGCGCGGACCTGGAGGAGCTGGACACCGCGATGCAGGAGACGCTGGCCGGCTGCGCGGTGGACACCCTGGTCACCTCGCACGACGCGTTCGGCTACCTCGGCGACCGGTACGGTCTGGAGGTCGTCGGCATCGCCGGGCTGGAGCCCTCCGAGGAGCCCTCCGCGGCGGACCTGGCCGAGATCACCGAGGTCGTGCAGGAGCGTGGGGTGACCACCGTCTACACCGAGACCCTCGTCGACCCGGCCGTGGCCGAGACGGTCGCGAACGAGGCCGGCGTGCAGACCGCCGTCCTGGACCCGGTCGAGGGCCTCACCGACGAGTCGGCCGGCAGCGACTACCTCGAGGTGATGCAGGCCAACCTGGAGACGCTGCGCCAGGGCCAGAACTGCGCATGA
- a CDS encoding VWA domain-containing protein: MGAPLTVGSGGLAGHLDGFVRAVRDAGIPVGISQAVDAAEVLTVVDLLDREQLRHGLAAVLLQRGAQRAAYDVLFDLWWPLGDRPAADAADDDAGQDDGSPPGATLDLPDGADLAELMREELARLLLSGDEEALRRLAREAVDQLGRAAPSIPSGQSFFSYRVMRALSPDTLVARLLAGLLDGADRGGLAEQVARQTVRERLAAFREAVEAEVRRRTAAERGRDRVAKNAVRPLADQVDFLRAQAGDLAELRRTVAPLARRLAVRLSARRRMGRVGRLDFRRTVRASLGTGGVPVVTHHRPRRVHKPELVVLCDVSGSVAGFSHFTLMLTQALREHFSGVRAFAFVDSTDEVTRFFRPGVDVADAVARIGREADVVGFDGHSDYGTAFEVFADRWPSAVGPKTSLLILGDGRTNYRPPGVPVLADLVRRARSAHWLNPEPRRTWGSGDSAADRYGEVVDMVECRNAAQLADFVTTL; encoded by the coding sequence ATGGGCGCGCCGCTGACGGTCGGGTCGGGCGGGCTGGCGGGCCACCTCGACGGGTTCGTCCGCGCGGTGCGCGACGCCGGCATCCCGGTCGGCATCAGCCAGGCCGTGGACGCCGCGGAGGTGCTCACCGTGGTCGACCTGCTCGACCGCGAGCAGCTGCGGCACGGCCTGGCCGCGGTGCTGCTGCAGCGCGGTGCCCAGCGCGCGGCCTACGACGTGCTGTTCGACCTGTGGTGGCCGCTCGGCGACCGCCCGGCCGCCGACGCCGCCGACGACGACGCGGGGCAGGACGACGGGTCCCCGCCCGGGGCGACCCTCGACCTGCCCGACGGCGCCGACCTCGCCGAGCTGATGCGCGAGGAGCTGGCCCGGCTGCTGCTGTCCGGTGACGAGGAGGCCCTGCGCCGGCTGGCCCGCGAGGCCGTCGACCAGCTCGGCCGCGCGGCGCCGTCGATCCCGTCCGGGCAGTCGTTCTTCAGCTACCGGGTGATGCGCGCGCTGTCCCCGGACACGCTCGTCGCCCGGCTGCTGGCCGGGCTGCTGGACGGCGCGGACCGGGGCGGGCTGGCCGAGCAGGTGGCCCGCCAGACGGTGCGCGAGCGGCTGGCCGCCTTCCGCGAGGCGGTGGAGGCCGAGGTGCGGCGGCGGACGGCGGCCGAGCGCGGCCGGGACCGGGTGGCGAAGAACGCCGTCCGCCCGCTGGCCGACCAGGTCGACTTCCTGCGCGCCCAGGCCGGCGACCTCGCCGAGCTGCGCCGCACGGTGGCCCCGCTGGCCCGGCGGCTGGCGGTGCGGCTGTCCGCGCGGCGGCGGATGGGCCGGGTCGGCCGGCTGGACTTCCGCCGCACCGTGCGCGCCTCCCTGGGCACCGGCGGGGTGCCGGTGGTCACCCACCACCGGCCGCGGCGGGTGCACAAGCCCGAGCTGGTCGTGCTGTGCGACGTCAGCGGCTCGGTCGCCGGGTTCAGCCACTTCACGCTGATGCTCACCCAGGCGCTGCGCGAGCACTTCTCCGGCGTGCGGGCGTTCGCCTTCGTCGACTCCACCGACGAGGTCACCCGGTTCTTCCGGCCCGGGGTCGACGTCGCCGACGCGGTCGCCCGGATCGGCCGGGAGGCCGACGTCGTGGGCTTCGACGGGCACAGCGACTACGGGACGGCGTTCGAGGTGTTCGCCGACCGCTGGCCGTCGGCGGTGGGTCCGAAGACGTCCCTGCTGATCCTCGGGGACGGGCGCACCAACTACCGCCCGCCGGGGGTGCCGGTGCTGGCTGACCTGGTGCGGCGGGCCCGGTCGGCGCACTGGCTCAACCCCGAGCCGCGCCGGACGTGGGGCAGCGGGGACTCCGCGGCCGACCGCTACGGCGAGGTGGTCGACATGGTCGAGTGCCGCAACGCCGCGCAGCTCGCCGACTTCGTCACGACCCTCTGA
- a CDS encoding nitrate reductase: MRPHPALVRRPEPIPPAVRDRLRRWVRTALALDEEVPVSVTQLRCPEAGCAPVETVLAVLLPGAPLHRTLPLPAELVSVASVEDAFAGAAVRSGS, encoded by the coding sequence GTGAGACCCCACCCAGCCCTCGTCCGCCGTCCCGAGCCCATCCCGCCCGCCGTGCGCGACCGCCTGCGCCGGTGGGTGCGCACCGCCCTCGCCCTCGACGAGGAGGTGCCCGTGAGCGTCACCCAGCTGCGCTGCCCGGAGGCCGGCTGCGCCCCGGTGGAGACGGTGCTCGCCGTCCTGCTGCCCGGCGCGCCCCTGCACCGCACCCTGCCGCTGCCCGCCGAGCTGGTCTCGGTGGCCTCCGTCGAGGACGCCTTCGCCGGCGCCGCCGTCCGGAGTGGGTCGTGA
- a CDS encoding MoxR family ATPase, which translates to MPRPPSQSPQFSSVSDVGKRLASAGYLPDAQIATTVFLADRLGKPLLVEGPAGTGKTELAKALAAATGSELIRLQCYEGLDEARALYEWNYKKQLLCIQAGQGADWEALSDDVFGEEFLLSRPLLTAIRCSDPTVLLVDETDKADVEVEGLLLEVLSDFQVTIPELGTITAVRRPMVVLTSNATRELSEALKRRCLYLALDYPSADREREIVLSRVPDLAPGLAEQLVRTIRALRALELKKSPSISETLDWAQTLLELGLDTLDEDAVRSTLGVVLKHASDQQRAAAELRLN; encoded by the coding sequence ATGCCCCGCCCGCCGTCGCAGTCCCCGCAGTTCTCCTCGGTCTCCGACGTCGGCAAGCGGCTGGCCAGCGCCGGCTACCTGCCGGACGCGCAGATCGCCACGACGGTCTTCCTCGCCGACCGCCTCGGCAAGCCGCTGCTGGTCGAGGGCCCCGCGGGCACCGGCAAGACTGAGCTGGCCAAGGCGCTGGCGGCGGCCACCGGCTCGGAGCTGATCCGGCTGCAGTGCTACGAGGGCCTGGACGAGGCTCGGGCGCTGTACGAGTGGAACTACAAGAAGCAGCTGCTGTGCATCCAGGCCGGCCAGGGCGCGGACTGGGAGGCCCTGTCTGACGACGTCTTCGGCGAGGAGTTCCTGCTCTCCCGGCCGCTGCTCACCGCGATCCGGTGCAGCGACCCGACCGTGCTGCTGGTCGACGAGACCGACAAGGCCGACGTCGAGGTGGAGGGTTTGCTGCTGGAGGTCTTGAGCGACTTCCAGGTGACCATCCCCGAGCTCGGCACCATCACCGCCGTCCGCCGTCCGATGGTAGTGCTCACCTCCAACGCCACCCGTGAGCTGTCCGAGGCGCTCAAGCGGCGCTGCCTGTACCTGGCGCTGGACTACCCGTCGGCCGACCGCGAGCGGGAGATCGTGCTGTCCCGGGTGCCCGACCTCGCCCCGGGCCTGGCCGAGCAGCTGGTGCGCACCATCCGCGCGCTGCGCGCGCTGGAGCTGAAGAAGTCGCCGTCGATCTCCGAGACCCTCGACTGGGCGCAGACCCTGCTGGAGCTCGGCCTGGACACCCTGGACGAGGACGCCGTGCGGTCCACCCTGGGCGTGGTGCTCAAGCACGCCAGCGACCAGCAGCGGGCCGCGGCCGAGCTGCGGCTGAACTGA
- a CDS encoding WD40 repeat domain-containing protein, with translation MRTATAEALAWRVEVPESVAAAGWSGDGVLAVADLGGQVTLLDGRDGAVLGTGPAHPGGVHTLAWQPRGDVLATGGADGRVALRDAGRREHHVDLGGWVHALRWSPSGDRLAVGAGRDLVLLDPAGGVLARWDGQPSTVTDVVWSRDGSRVGAAAYGGLRWYAVARPAPEPVRTLDGGGSLLVARVSPDGRWVASGNQDASVHVWRLWSGEDAEMAGYPEKVDVLAFDRTGRWLANGGTTEVHLWDFSGAGPAGRAPRRLPGHDAQLSALAWQPTGDLLASAGRDGGLAVWAPATVTRRVPRLDLDAGARVTALAWSPDGARVAAGTREGAVLALCP, from the coding sequence GTGAGGACGGCGACCGCGGAGGCGCTCGCCTGGCGGGTCGAGGTCCCCGAGTCGGTCGCCGCCGCCGGCTGGTCCGGCGACGGCGTGCTGGCGGTGGCCGACCTCGGCGGGCAGGTCACCCTGCTCGACGGCCGCGACGGCGCCGTCCTGGGCACCGGCCCGGCCCACCCCGGCGGCGTGCACACCCTGGCCTGGCAGCCGCGCGGCGACGTGCTGGCCACCGGCGGCGCCGACGGCCGGGTCGCGCTGCGCGACGCCGGGCGCCGGGAGCACCACGTCGACCTCGGCGGGTGGGTGCACGCGCTGCGCTGGTCGCCGTCCGGTGACCGGCTGGCCGTCGGGGCCGGCCGCGACCTGGTGCTGCTGGACCCGGCCGGCGGCGTGCTGGCCCGCTGGGACGGCCAGCCCAGCACGGTCACCGACGTGGTGTGGAGCCGCGACGGCAGCCGGGTGGGCGCCGCGGCCTACGGCGGCCTGCGCTGGTACGCGGTGGCCCGGCCCGCCCCGGAGCCGGTGCGCACCCTCGACGGCGGCGGGTCGCTGCTGGTCGCCCGGGTCAGCCCGGACGGCCGGTGGGTGGCCTCGGGCAACCAGGACGCCAGCGTGCACGTCTGGCGGCTGTGGTCCGGCGAGGACGCCGAGATGGCCGGCTACCCGGAGAAGGTCGACGTCCTCGCCTTCGACCGGACCGGCCGGTGGCTGGCCAACGGCGGCACCACCGAGGTGCACCTGTGGGACTTCTCCGGCGCCGGGCCCGCCGGCCGGGCACCGCGGCGGCTGCCCGGGCACGACGCCCAGCTCAGCGCGCTGGCCTGGCAGCCCACCGGGGACCTGCTGGCCTCCGCCGGCCGGGACGGCGGCCTGGCGGTGTGGGCACCCGCCACCGTCACCCGCCGCGTCCCCCGGCTCGACCTGGACGCCGGGGCGCGGGTCACCGCGCTGGCGTGGAGCCCGGACGGCGCGCGCGTGGCGGCCGGCACCCGGGAGGGCGCCGTCCTCGCACTGTGCCCGTGA
- a CDS encoding glutamate-5-semialdehyde dehydrogenase, protein MSDVSGLPLIGAAALRARAAARVLRTLPTDTKDAALQAMADALVERAEEVLAANAADVEAAADDGTPAAVLDRLRLDTGRIAGVADALRELVALPDPVGDVVRGSTLANGLQLRQVRVPLGVVGIVYEARPNVTVDAAGLCLKSGNAALLRGSASAFRTNTALVAVLTEAGTKAGLPEGAVELLPADRASVGELLGARGLVDVVIPRGGASLIQRVVREARVPVIETGEGNCHVYVDASADPVIAEAVVLNAKTSRVSVCNSAETLLVHRDVPFLPRLLSALVDAGVTLHGDERARAAHDAVVPATDEDWATEYLSMDMAVRVVDDLPAALDHVERWGTGHSEAIVADSARAIADFTAGVDSAAVLVNASTRFTDGGEFGFGAEIGISTQKLHARGPLGLPELTSTTYVVTGRGHTR, encoded by the coding sequence GTGTCCGACGTCTCCGGCCTGCCGCTGATCGGGGCCGCGGCGCTGCGCGCCCGCGCCGCCGCACGGGTGCTGCGCACCCTGCCCACCGACACCAAGGACGCCGCGCTGCAGGCCATGGCCGACGCCCTCGTCGAGCGGGCCGAGGAGGTGCTGGCCGCCAACGCCGCCGACGTCGAGGCAGCCGCGGACGACGGCACCCCCGCCGCGGTGCTGGACCGGCTGCGGCTGGACACCGGCCGCATCGCCGGCGTGGCCGACGCGCTGCGCGAGCTGGTCGCGCTGCCCGACCCCGTGGGCGACGTGGTCCGCGGGTCCACGCTGGCCAACGGGCTGCAGCTGCGCCAGGTCCGGGTGCCCCTCGGCGTGGTCGGCATCGTCTACGAGGCCCGGCCGAACGTGACCGTGGACGCCGCGGGGCTGTGCCTCAAGAGCGGCAACGCCGCACTGCTGCGCGGCTCGGCCTCGGCGTTCCGGACCAACACCGCGCTGGTCGCCGTGCTCACCGAGGCCGGCACCAAGGCCGGGCTGCCCGAGGGCGCCGTCGAGCTGCTGCCCGCGGACCGGGCGTCGGTCGGGGAGCTGCTGGGCGCCCGCGGGCTGGTCGACGTGGTCATCCCGCGCGGCGGGGCGTCGCTGATCCAGCGGGTGGTGCGCGAGGCGCGGGTGCCGGTCATCGAGACCGGCGAGGGCAACTGCCACGTCTACGTCGACGCCTCGGCCGACCCGGTCATCGCCGAGGCGGTCGTGCTCAACGCCAAGACGTCCCGGGTGAGCGTGTGCAACTCCGCGGAGACGCTGCTGGTTCACCGCGACGTCCCGTTCCTGCCGCGGCTGCTGTCCGCGCTGGTGGACGCCGGGGTCACGCTGCACGGCGACGAGCGCGCCCGGGCCGCCCACGACGCCGTCGTCCCCGCGACCGACGAGGACTGGGCGACCGAGTACCTGTCGATGGACATGGCCGTGCGCGTGGTCGACGACCTGCCCGCCGCCCTGGACCACGTCGAGCGGTGGGGGACCGGCCACTCCGAGGCGATCGTCGCCGACTCCGCCCGCGCGATCGCCGACTTCACCGCCGGCGTCGACTCCGCCGCGGTGCTGGTCAACGCCTCCACCCGGTTCACCGACGGCGGGGAGTTCGGCTTCGGCGCCGAGATCGGCATCTCCACCCAGAAGCTGCACGCCCGCGGCCCGCTGGGCCTGCCGGAGCTGACCAGCACCACCTACGTCGTCACCGGCCGCGGCCACACCCGCTGA
- a CDS encoding histidine phosphatase family protein, whose product MSAAALPVPRLLLWRHGRTAWNAAGRFQGQLDPPLDDVGRRQAAQAAPHLARPLPAGAVVVSSDQVRAAETAAALTDVLGVPLRLDARLREVAMGSWEGLTREEVAERHPEQYADWMAGRPVVGRGGEDSADVPERALAALRDLPEAPAAVVVTHGGTSARVIEALLGLGPEHRRVFGPLANCAWSELVRQSGRWRLLRHNTAAPELPEGTAPRAVTRRPDAGASPEEGAPAPAQDADAL is encoded by the coding sequence GTGAGCGCCGCGGCGCTGCCGGTGCCCCGGCTGCTGCTCTGGCGGCACGGGCGCACCGCCTGGAACGCCGCGGGCCGCTTCCAGGGGCAGCTGGACCCACCCCTGGACGACGTGGGCCGCCGCCAGGCGGCGCAGGCCGCCCCGCACCTGGCCCGGCCGTTGCCGGCGGGCGCGGTGGTGGTCTCCAGCGACCAGGTGCGTGCGGCGGAGACCGCGGCCGCGCTCACCGACGTCCTCGGCGTCCCGTTGCGGCTGGACGCGCGGTTGCGCGAGGTCGCCATGGGCTCGTGGGAGGGACTGACCCGCGAGGAGGTGGCCGAGCGCCACCCCGAGCAGTACGCCGACTGGATGGCCGGGCGGCCGGTCGTCGGACGCGGCGGCGAGGACTCCGCCGACGTGCCGGAACGGGCGCTGGCCGCGCTGCGCGACCTCCCCGAGGCCCCGGCGGCGGTGGTCGTCACGCACGGCGGCACCTCCGCCCGCGTGATCGAGGCGCTGCTCGGCCTGGGGCCGGAGCACCGCCGGGTGTTCGGTCCGCTGGCCAACTGCGCGTGGAGCGAGCTGGTCCGGCAGAGCGGCCGCTGGCGGCTGCTGCGGCACAACACCGCCGCCCCCGAGCTGCCCGAGGGGACGGCGCCCCGGGCGGTCACCCGCCGGCCGGACGCCGGGGCCAGCCCGGAGGAGGGCGCGCCGGCACCGGCCCAGGACGCCGACGCCCTCTGA